A section of the Umboniibacter marinipuniceus genome encodes:
- a CDS encoding MFS transporter — protein sequence MTRQAPVKRLSGVYSFYFALLGVWVPYWGLYLADIGFDGRIIGVVFGISFLARILGPYCAAYFAERTGSRVLVMRWLAWLSVVSALPLVMSTNLTVIVISVALYSFFWNAILPILEALTLEWFTEDPARYGRIRIWGSLSFIALVMGLGELLATGSSSWVPVILLTTLVLLGVGLSSVPEPARTVEKRHGEGFVHYLKQRPVLVFFATAFLLQVSHGVYYALFSLFLETHTFSRSSISYLWTLAVVAEVLMFWMMTRLFHRWSIEAALPLCLLLSSVRWVVLALFVADPAWVAFTQVLHAFTYAAHHGACMIWLARAIPANAADQAQAFYAAICFGLGGASGAFIGGEIWLYSPLGSFLFAASSSALALVLWWAFMPQKRTVS from the coding sequence ATGACTCGTCAAGCCCCAGTAAAGCGCCTTTCAGGTGTTTATAGTTTCTACTTCGCGTTACTGGGCGTTTGGGTTCCTTATTGGGGGCTCTATCTAGCTGATATCGGCTTCGATGGTCGTATCATTGGTGTGGTGTTTGGCATCTCGTTCTTAGCGCGAATTCTGGGTCCTTATTGCGCGGCTTACTTTGCCGAGCGAACGGGCTCACGAGTGCTAGTGATGCGTTGGCTGGCATGGCTGAGTGTCGTGTCGGCGCTTCCGTTGGTAATGAGTACTAATCTAACGGTAATCGTTATCAGCGTGGCGTTGTATAGCTTCTTTTGGAACGCAATTCTACCCATTCTTGAAGCGTTAACGCTGGAATGGTTTACCGAAGACCCCGCTCGCTATGGACGAATTCGTATATGGGGATCACTGAGCTTTATCGCGCTAGTGATGGGTTTAGGCGAGTTGTTGGCAACGGGATCAAGTAGCTGGGTGCCGGTGATTTTGCTCACGACCTTAGTCTTGTTAGGGGTGGGGCTCAGTTCGGTTCCCGAGCCCGCGCGAACGGTTGAAAAACGTCACGGTGAAGGATTTGTTCACTACCTAAAGCAACGCCCAGTACTGGTCTTTTTTGCCACCGCCTTCTTACTCCAAGTATCACATGGCGTTTACTACGCCCTGTTCTCGTTATTTTTAGAAACACATACTTTTTCGCGATCAAGTATTTCCTATCTCTGGACCTTGGCGGTGGTTGCCGAGGTGTTGATGTTTTGGATGATGACGCGGTTATTCCACCGCTGGTCAATTGAAGCGGCATTACCACTCTGTCTGTTACTCTCCTCAGTGAGGTGGGTCGTTCTAGCGCTATTCGTTGCCGACCCAGCATGGGTGGCATTTACCCAAGTTTTGCATGCGTTCACTTATGCGGCACACCATGGTGCTTGCATGATCTGGTTGGCTAGGGCAATACCCGCCAACGCCGCGGACCAAGCACAGGCTTTCTATGCCGCTATTTGTTTTGGTTTGGGTGGGGCGTCTGGGGCCTTTATCGGCGGTGAAATTTGGCTCTATTCCCCGTTGGGAAGTTTCCTTTTTGCAGCCTCTTCCTCAGCGCTTGCGTTGGTACTCTGGTGGGCATTTATGCCCCAAAAGCGGACCGTTAGTTAG
- a CDS encoding FimV/HubP family polar landmark protein translates to MLRKVLVTATAVASLTSSLSYSLGLGEVTLTSSLNEPLAAEIRLIDASSFDAENLVVRLADQRAFDFSQLERVPFLSRLNFRLDADRGVVVVTSADPVREPYLSFLVEAKWASGKVLREYTLLMDLPTLAGPAVTAPVQRPTVEETMPPASAPVTIPAEVPAVAVATRETRAADAANNSGGYFVRDGDTLWSIAKALKPAADISVQQMIVALQQSNPGAFIGGDINRLMRGATLAVPTEAAIRSIYQEDAVSQVRTQTGAQASGRLDSSTAAGTAGTLSVTAGDDVDSQVGEELDGLRNENEQLRRQVDSLEEQNEVMSELVELRSAELARVQAAANQAEAAETQLDDASSPETLAAETMPQPEETTETPVATATPVSPPLVQAQTNTSPAWYTQPLYQGIGLGGLILLLGGLLWRRRQQNEANNSIEESLVTSEDSASAGAVQELLAEARREGFNDGEVSLDIDDDKLESTLVDYLESVDSTYDQELTEESPIAAAEGYLAFDQFDQARGLLESALERDASDTSARLKLLEVLVLLNDQDAFEEHADVLNLEGDEAIEIQIDALRSSFEPLADDTEEAEGAVEAQEASEAEFLVQTDDRGDDVLDEADFQLGDLDSLYADMEGSSAPVEDAEAGSATEATTEVNADFELDLEDFDFNSDLTTETNALDVVAEATDDDAKEDQIDLVSVETLENHAGLATGLDTESELATETELEAEVEAEVEAEVEAEVEAEVEAEVEAEVEAEVEAEVEAEVEAEVEAEVEAEVEAEVEAELAATDLELMLEEEDEFVTTAEDGVNTAEAGELDAFSVENADEATELTLHDSELSSEIELGQTADDEPDARDLAAGVAATAVLASTAESAIEGDVAADDVELTESDLTLDLPAIFASVESGDQETAAYYTDVAEDETLASSDSENLAEETSFGTIEDEPFEPSFGSLDDLATQESVIEAPSLSDLAEVDTTNEEGATLAISDDELFHPTEDTLDVDDKLVELTQSSEEAEAPEVEWTTDDAYLTGLDDDDAEAELASLVVEDLKADLEGDIEFSNDSHELTSNQLDDTEVVAFKEVEANLDDSLDADLAIDLDSIAELDESELETVAGFDFESSLSELDDLLAPNDTPITAEGDSFEESNETAGHTDPIVADDLKVLEVAEVEVTEVEVTEVEAAEVEVTEVEVTEVEAAEVELAEVSEEAELAEADEGMAGLEAELNALDSSLGEVELAEETFEFVDPAAEQQSDEPSEDDNADYALLGGADEAATKLDLARAYINMEDIEGAIDLLDEVIDEATDAALIAEARAMRDEL, encoded by the coding sequence ATGCTGCGTAAAGTGCTCGTTACGGCAACCGCTGTTGCTTCATTAACTTCCTCACTGAGCTATTCGCTCGGATTGGGTGAAGTGACTTTGACCTCATCTCTCAATGAGCCACTGGCCGCTGAAATTCGCCTTATTGACGCCTCCTCCTTTGATGCGGAGAACTTGGTGGTTCGTCTAGCGGATCAGCGAGCTTTTGACTTCAGTCAATTGGAGCGAGTGCCATTTTTATCACGCCTTAATTTCCGCTTAGACGCTGATCGCGGCGTGGTCGTGGTTACTAGCGCGGATCCGGTTAGAGAACCGTATCTTAGCTTTCTCGTAGAGGCTAAGTGGGCCTCCGGTAAAGTGCTGCGCGAATACACATTACTGATGGACCTTCCTACCTTAGCGGGTCCTGCGGTTACGGCGCCGGTTCAACGGCCAACGGTTGAAGAGACGATGCCGCCAGCAAGCGCTCCGGTCACAATTCCGGCTGAAGTGCCGGCTGTTGCCGTGGCAACGCGAGAGACTCGCGCCGCCGATGCGGCTAATAATTCCGGCGGCTATTTTGTTCGTGATGGCGACACGCTTTGGAGTATTGCGAAGGCACTGAAGCCAGCGGCTGACATTAGCGTTCAGCAAATGATCGTGGCGCTTCAACAAAGCAATCCTGGTGCCTTTATTGGTGGCGATATCAATCGCTTAATGCGCGGCGCTACCCTAGCAGTGCCCACAGAAGCAGCCATCCGTTCCATCTATCAAGAAGACGCCGTATCTCAAGTACGCACCCAAACCGGTGCTCAGGCTTCGGGCCGACTAGATAGCAGTACGGCTGCCGGTACTGCGGGCACCTTATCCGTGACAGCAGGCGACGACGTCGACAGTCAGGTGGGCGAAGAGCTAGATGGGTTGCGCAATGAAAATGAGCAGTTGCGCCGACAAGTTGATAGCTTGGAAGAGCAAAATGAAGTCATGTCGGAGCTGGTTGAACTTCGCTCTGCTGAATTAGCCCGCGTACAGGCTGCCGCTAACCAAGCCGAAGCTGCTGAAACACAGCTGGATGACGCATCGTCTCCGGAAACGCTAGCGGCTGAAACGATGCCTCAGCCAGAAGAAACTACTGAGACTCCAGTTGCTACCGCAACACCAGTTTCGCCACCGCTGGTCCAGGCGCAAACGAACACAAGCCCGGCGTGGTACACCCAACCGCTTTATCAGGGTATTGGTTTGGGTGGTTTGATCTTGTTGTTGGGAGGCCTTTTATGGCGCCGCCGTCAACAGAACGAAGCGAATAATAGCATTGAAGAGTCACTGGTGACGTCGGAAGATTCGGCCTCGGCTGGTGCTGTTCAAGAGTTGTTGGCCGAAGCTCGAAGAGAAGGCTTCAACGATGGTGAAGTGAGTTTGGACATCGATGATGACAAACTCGAATCAACGCTGGTTGATTATCTTGAATCGGTGGATTCAACCTATGACCAGGAACTCACTGAAGAGTCTCCAATTGCTGCAGCGGAAGGCTATTTGGCGTTTGATCAATTCGATCAGGCTCGCGGGCTATTAGAATCGGCATTGGAGCGAGATGCTTCCGATACCAGCGCACGCTTGAAGCTATTGGAAGTCTTGGTGTTACTCAATGACCAAGACGCATTTGAAGAGCACGCGGATGTTCTTAATTTGGAAGGCGACGAAGCGATTGAAATACAAATTGACGCTTTGCGATCCAGTTTCGAGCCCTTAGCCGATGATACGGAAGAGGCAGAGGGAGCGGTTGAAGCTCAGGAAGCCTCGGAAGCAGAATTCCTAGTTCAGACGGATGATCGCGGTGATGATGTTCTTGATGAAGCTGACTTCCAGCTAGGTGACTTAGACTCGCTCTATGCCGATATGGAAGGCTCATCTGCACCGGTCGAAGATGCCGAGGCGGGTTCAGCTACCGAGGCCACAACGGAAGTTAATGCCGACTTTGAGCTGGATCTAGAAGATTTTGATTTCAATTCGGACCTCACCACTGAAACGAATGCCTTGGATGTTGTGGCAGAAGCTACCGACGACGATGCCAAAGAAGATCAGATTGATCTTGTAAGTGTTGAAACGCTGGAAAACCACGCTGGGCTGGCTACCGGGTTAGACACTGAGTCTGAACTCGCTACAGAGACAGAGCTAGAAGCTGAAGTAGAAGCTGAAGTAGAAGCTGAAGTAGAAGCTGAAGTAGAAGCTGAAGTAGAAGCTGAAGTAGAAGCTGAAGTAGAAGCTGAAGTAGAAGCTGAAGTAGAAGCTGAAGTAGAAGCTGAAGTAGAAGCTGAAGTAGAAGCTGAAGTAGAAGCTGAAGTAGAAGCTGAATTAGCAGCTACTGATCTTGAGTTGATGCTCGAAGAGGAAGATGAATTCGTTACGACGGCTGAAGACGGTGTTAACACCGCTGAAGCTGGTGAGCTTGATGCTTTCTCAGTTGAGAATGCTGACGAAGCGACTGAATTAACGTTGCATGATAGCGAATTAAGCAGTGAGATTGAACTCGGTCAAACCGCTGATGATGAACCAGACGCTAGGGACTTGGCGGCCGGCGTAGCTGCTACCGCAGTACTTGCATCAACCGCCGAGTCGGCGATTGAAGGTGATGTGGCGGCAGATGACGTTGAGTTAACGGAAAGCGATCTAACGTTGGACCTACCGGCGATCTTTGCGAGTGTGGAGAGCGGCGATCAAGAGACGGCCGCCTATTACACAGACGTGGCAGAAGATGAGACGCTGGCCAGCTCCGATTCAGAGAATCTCGCTGAGGAAACCTCATTCGGCACCATTGAAGATGAGCCGTTTGAGCCTTCATTTGGTAGCTTGGATGATCTTGCTACGCAAGAATCAGTTATTGAGGCACCGAGCTTAAGCGATTTAGCGGAAGTCGATACAACTAACGAAGAGGGCGCTACCTTAGCGATCTCCGACGATGAGTTATTCCATCCTACTGAGGATACGCTTGACGTAGATGACAAGCTTGTTGAATTGACTCAGAGCTCGGAGGAAGCCGAAGCCCCCGAAGTTGAATGGACAACGGATGATGCCTATCTCACCGGTCTTGACGATGATGACGCGGAAGCAGAGCTAGCTTCCCTGGTAGTGGAAGACCTGAAGGCGGACTTGGAAGGTGATATCGAGTTTAGCAATGATAGTCACGAGCTAACGAGCAATCAACTCGATGATACTGAGGTTGTAGCGTTTAAGGAAGTTGAAGCGAATTTAGATGACTCGCTTGACGCTGACTTAGCGATTGACTTGGACAGTATTGCTGAGCTGGATGAAAGTGAGCTGGAGACGGTTGCTGGCTTTGATTTTGAATCGAGCTTGTCTGAATTAGACGATCTTCTTGCGCCAAACGATACGCCGATTACAGCTGAAGGCGATTCCTTTGAGGAGAGCAATGAGACCGCTGGACATACTGATCCAATCGTGGCGGATGACCTCAAAGTGCTTGAAGTTGCTGAAGTTGAGGTTACTGAAGTTGAGGTTACTGAAGTTGAGGCTGCTGAAGTTGAGGTTACTGAAGTTGAGGTTACTGAAGTTGAGGCTGCTGAAGTTGAGCTTGCTGAAGTTTCTGAGGAAGCGGAACTTGCTGAAGCTGATGAGGGTATGGCCGGTCTGGAAGCTGAGCTAAATGCATTGGATTCATCACTAGGCGAAGTTGAGTTAGCGGAAGAGACGTTCGAGTTTGTCGATCCAGCTGCTGAGCAGCAGTCGGATGAACCGTCGGAGGACGATAACGCTGACTATGCGCTCCTTGGTGGGGCGGACGAAGCGGCGACCAAACTGGATCTTGCTCGCGCCTACATCAATATGGAAGATATTGAAGGTGCCATTGATTTGTTGGATGAAGTCATTGACGAAGCTACGGATGCTGCACTGATCGCAGAAGCCCGAGCTATGCGAGACGAGCTCTAA
- the leuD gene encoding 3-isopropylmalate dehydratase small subunit — MKAFTRLKALVAPMDRANVDTDMIIPKQFLKSIKRTGFGKNLFDELRYLDEGQPDQDCSGRPLNPDFPLNYPRYQGAQVLLARENFGCGSSREHAPWALEDYGFRVVIAPSFADIFYNNCFKNGLLAIVLPAAVVDELFDKLAATEGFQLDVDLSAKTVSTSDGDTFAFEIDDFRQHCLLNGLDDIGLTLEDRAAISAFEAQHLQRYPWVAID, encoded by the coding sequence ATGAAGGCATTTACTCGTTTGAAAGCATTGGTTGCACCCATGGATCGTGCCAATGTTGATACCGATATGATTATTCCAAAGCAGTTCTTGAAATCCATTAAGCGAACTGGCTTTGGTAAAAATCTGTTTGATGAACTTCGTTATCTTGATGAAGGACAGCCTGATCAAGACTGCAGCGGCAGACCTCTCAATCCAGATTTTCCACTTAATTACCCCCGCTATCAAGGTGCTCAAGTTCTATTGGCGCGCGAAAACTTTGGTTGTGGCTCATCGAGAGAACACGCGCCTTGGGCGCTAGAGGACTACGGGTTCCGTGTCGTGATTGCGCCCAGCTTCGCCGATATCTTCTATAATAACTGCTTCAAGAACGGTCTGTTAGCAATTGTATTGCCAGCAGCGGTGGTGGATGAGTTGTTTGACAAGTTGGCTGCTACTGAAGGCTTTCAGCTTGATGTAGATTTAAGTGCTAAGACCGTCAGCACCAGTGACGGCGACACGTTTGCGTTTGAGATTGATGACTTTCGTCAGCACTGCCTACTAAACGGCCTTGATGATATTGGTTTGACCCTCGAGGACCGAGCGGCAATTAGCGCCTTCGAAGCGCAACATTTACAGCGTTACCCCTGGGTTGCGATAGATTAA
- a CDS encoding LysR family transcriptional regulator gives MDTQSLKAFLWVAETGSFSEAAESLHLTQPAVSKRIASLEDQLNVRLFDRINRRVSLTESGRVLLPRAQHILKEVMDARRVLRDMTGEIEGPLKMATSHHVGLHRLPPVLKDFAKSYPKVSPDMAFMDSEKAYEEVLAGRQELAVVTLAPTNNSNLNTHPIWRDDLVFVVGKEHVLAEVGELNIESMSKWPAILPGDVTYTGRIVKHLFESREVPLHVAMSTNYLETIKMLVNVGMGWSVLPRCMSEDLVQFELTDVEISRNLGVIWHKARTLSNAAKAFIGSLSEHRDDGIADIPAIE, from the coding sequence ATGGACACGCAGAGTTTAAAAGCTTTTTTATGGGTTGCAGAAACGGGTTCGTTCTCCGAGGCAGCGGAGTCGCTCCACCTAACACAGCCAGCAGTATCAAAACGAATCGCCTCACTGGAAGACCAGCTAAACGTCCGTTTATTTGATCGTATTAATCGCCGTGTCAGCCTCACTGAAAGTGGCCGCGTACTGCTACCTCGCGCTCAGCACATCCTCAAGGAAGTGATGGACGCACGCCGCGTATTACGTGATATGACCGGTGAAATCGAAGGCCCACTAAAAATGGCCACCAGCCACCACGTTGGCCTTCATCGTTTACCGCCGGTGCTCAAGGACTTCGCTAAAAGCTACCCAAAAGTATCACCTGACATGGCTTTCATGGATTCAGAAAAAGCCTACGAAGAAGTACTCGCGGGGCGCCAAGAGTTAGCGGTTGTGACGTTAGCTCCAACGAATAACTCCAACTTAAATACCCACCCTATTTGGCGTGATGACTTGGTATTCGTAGTGGGCAAAGAACATGTACTAGCTGAAGTTGGCGAACTAAACATTGAATCTATGTCAAAGTGGCCAGCCATTTTGCCTGGAGATGTGACCTATACCGGCCGAATCGTCAAGCACCTCTTCGAATCTCGCGAGGTCCCGTTACACGTCGCCATGTCTACCAACTACCTCGAGACCATTAAGATGTTGGTCAATGTTGGGATGGGCTGGAGCGTTCTTCCTCGCTGCATGAGTGAGGACTTAGTGCAATTTGAACTCACGGACGTAGAGATTTCGCGCAACCTCGGAGTTATCTGGCATAAAGCGCGCACCCTTTCGAATGCCGCGAAGGCCTTTATTGGTAGCCTGAGCGAACATCGCGATGACGGCATTGCCGATATTCCTGCCATTGAGTAG
- the asd gene encoding aspartate-semialdehyde dehydrogenase encodes MKVGFVGWRGMVGSVLLERMLAEGDFNGLQPVFFTTSNVGGDAPNVGVDCPALEDAYDIDALSALDAIISCQGGEYTKAVHPSLRAAGWDGYWIDAASSLRMSDQAAIVLDPINREVIDQSLNSGVKDFIGGNCTVSLMLMAVGGLFKEGLVEWGSAMTYQAASGSGAKNMRELISQMGYLRDSVAEPLANPASSILDIDRQITAALNGDGYPKDQFGYPLAGSLLPFIDTQLANGQSREEWKAQCETNKILATQQEIPLDGICVRVGAMRCHSQGLTLKLNRNVPMADIEAIIKEATPWSKWVDNDREASLAALTPAAVTGGLDVPVGRVRKMNMGPEYLSAFTVGDQLLWGAAEPLRRMLQLLRN; translated from the coding sequence GTGAAAGTAGGATTTGTAGGTTGGCGCGGCATGGTAGGCTCGGTGTTGTTGGAGCGCATGTTAGCGGAAGGTGACTTCAATGGTTTGCAGCCAGTATTCTTTACCACCTCGAATGTTGGTGGCGATGCACCCAACGTAGGGGTTGATTGCCCAGCTTTAGAGGACGCCTATGACATTGACGCCTTGAGTGCTCTCGACGCCATTATTAGCTGTCAGGGTGGTGAGTACACCAAAGCAGTGCACCCATCGTTACGTGCAGCGGGGTGGGACGGTTACTGGATTGATGCCGCCTCGTCACTGCGGATGAGTGATCAGGCTGCTATTGTTTTGGATCCGATTAACCGCGAAGTGATTGATCAATCGTTGAATTCTGGCGTGAAGGATTTCATTGGTGGTAACTGTACGGTTTCGCTTATGTTGATGGCCGTGGGCGGACTCTTTAAGGAAGGCCTGGTTGAATGGGGTTCGGCCATGACCTATCAGGCGGCGAGTGGTTCTGGTGCAAAGAATATGCGAGAACTGATTTCCCAGATGGGTTATCTCCGAGACTCCGTAGCGGAGCCTTTGGCGAATCCAGCCAGCTCGATCTTGGATATAGATCGCCAGATTACCGCAGCGCTTAACGGTGATGGCTACCCGAAAGATCAATTCGGCTATCCGTTGGCGGGCAGCCTTTTGCCGTTCATTGATACTCAATTAGCAAATGGCCAGAGCCGTGAAGAATGGAAGGCGCAATGCGAGACTAACAAAATACTCGCTACCCAGCAGGAGATTCCGCTTGATGGGATCTGCGTTAGAGTTGGCGCGATGCGTTGTCATAGCCAAGGCTTGACGCTAAAGCTCAATCGCAACGTCCCGATGGCTGATATTGAAGCCATTATTAAAGAGGCTACGCCTTGGTCTAAGTGGGTTGATAATGATCGTGAAGCGAGTTTAGCTGCGCTAACACCCGCGGCAGTAACAGGGGGGCTGGACGTTCCTGTAGGTCGTGTTCGCAAGATGAATATGGGACCTGAATACCTTTCTGCATTCACCGTGGGTGATCAGCTTCTATGGGGTGCGGCGGAGCCGTTGCGACGGATGTTGCAACTTCTTCGCAACTAA
- the leuB gene encoding 3-isopropylmalate dehydrogenase — MSQQVLVLPGDGIGPEIMGAARAVFELVIEKHNLDIQLVDGLLGGAAIEATGEPLPEATLEAAKASDAILLGAVGGPQWDHLPMAQRPEKGLLGIRSQLELFGNLRPALLYPQLADASSLKPEIVSGLDLLIVRELTGGIYFGQPRGVRELENGEREGFNTYVYRESEIRRIAHLAFGLAQKRNKKLCSVDKANVLEVTVLWREVLNEIAPQYPDVELSHMYVDNAAMQLVKAPKQFDVMVTGNMFGDILSDAAAMLTGSIGMLPSASLDEQGRGMYEPCHGSAPDIAGQNLANPLATILSVAMMLRYSLGQAQVAAEIEAAVERVLEQGLRTADIYSDGCTQIGTVEMGQAVCNELLK; from the coding sequence ATGAGTCAGCAAGTTTTAGTTCTCCCAGGTGACGGAATTGGCCCTGAGATAATGGGCGCCGCCCGTGCAGTATTTGAATTAGTTATCGAAAAACACAATCTGGATATCCAGTTAGTCGACGGTTTATTAGGCGGTGCGGCCATTGAGGCCACCGGCGAGCCACTTCCAGAGGCGACGCTAGAAGCTGCTAAGGCCAGTGATGCCATTTTATTGGGCGCGGTGGGTGGACCTCAGTGGGACCACCTGCCAATGGCGCAACGACCAGAAAAGGGTTTGTTGGGTATTCGCTCGCAGCTCGAATTGTTTGGCAACCTTAGGCCAGCGCTACTCTACCCGCAGCTTGCCGATGCTTCATCGCTGAAGCCCGAGATTGTTTCAGGGTTAGACTTGTTAATTGTTCGTGAGCTCACTGGCGGGATCTATTTTGGTCAGCCGCGTGGTGTTCGCGAACTCGAAAATGGTGAGCGAGAGGGTTTTAATACCTATGTGTATCGTGAGTCGGAAATCCGCCGGATTGCGCACCTCGCGTTTGGCTTAGCTCAGAAGCGTAACAAGAAATTATGCTCAGTAGATAAGGCTAACGTCTTGGAAGTAACGGTGTTGTGGCGTGAAGTATTGAATGAAATTGCGCCTCAGTATCCAGATGTCGAGCTCTCGCACATGTATGTTGATAACGCGGCGATGCAGTTAGTTAAGGCGCCCAAGCAATTTGATGTGATGGTGACTGGGAATATGTTTGGCGATATTTTATCGGATGCCGCAGCCATGCTTACTGGTTCTATCGGGATGTTGCCCTCCGCCTCTCTAGATGAGCAAGGGCGAGGCATGTACGAGCCGTGCCACGGTTCTGCGCCAGATATTGCTGGTCAAAATCTGGCGAACCCATTAGCGACGATTCTTTCGGTCGCCATGATGTTGCGCTACTCACTGGGTCAAGCTCAGGTGGCAGCAGAAATTGAGGCCGCGGTAGAGCGGGTGTTGGAGCAAGGTTTGCGTACCGCCGACATCTATTCCGATGGCTGTACCCAGATTGGCACGGTAGAAATGGGCCAAGCTGTTTGTAACGAATTATTGAAATAG
- the leuC gene encoding 3-isopropylmalate dehydratase large subunit yields the protein MAGSTLYDKLWEAHLVQERADGTALIYIDRHLLHEVTSPQAFEGLRLAGRKPWRVSANVATPDHNVPTTTAERQLGVAGIQDPVSKIQVQTLDDNCDEFGITEFKINDAKQGIVHVIGPETGATLPGMTVVCGDSHTSTHGALGALAHGIGTSEVEHVLATQCLIQRKMKNMRVRVDGDLPAYITGKDIALAVIAKIGTAGGNGYAIEFAGTAIEQLSMEGRMSLCNMAIEGGARAGLVAVDAVTLDYVKGREYAPKDDAWDQAVNYWSTLHSDENAVFDHEVSLQVEEIKPQVSWGTSPEMTLAVDQKVPDPAAEKDPVKRSSIERALAYMGLEANQAITSISVDKVFIGSCTNSRIEDLREAAKVVAGHQVASSVKEALVVPGSQQVKAQAEAEGLDKIFSAAGLQWREPGCSMCLAMNADKLGAGEHCASTSNRNFEGRQGWGGRTHLVSPAMAAAAAIAGHFVDVRELIKEEVSA from the coding sequence GTGGCGGGATCTACCTTGTACGACAAATTGTGGGAGGCGCACTTAGTTCAAGAGCGCGCAGATGGCACAGCATTGATCTACATTGATCGCCATCTTCTCCATGAGGTTACTTCACCTCAGGCTTTTGAGGGTCTTCGTTTAGCTGGTCGAAAGCCGTGGCGCGTATCAGCCAACGTGGCGACACCCGATCACAACGTACCCACTACGACGGCGGAGCGTCAACTTGGTGTAGCCGGAATTCAAGACCCAGTGTCAAAGATTCAGGTGCAAACACTGGATGACAATTGTGATGAATTTGGTATTACCGAGTTCAAAATCAACGATGCAAAGCAGGGTATTGTTCATGTAATTGGTCCAGAGACCGGTGCCACGTTACCTGGAATGACGGTTGTTTGTGGTGATTCACACACCTCAACTCATGGCGCACTGGGAGCGTTGGCTCACGGCATTGGCACATCCGAAGTTGAGCATGTCTTGGCGACTCAATGCTTGATCCAGCGCAAGATGAAGAATATGCGAGTTCGCGTTGACGGTGACCTTCCTGCCTATATTACGGGTAAGGATATTGCCTTGGCGGTCATTGCTAAGATCGGTACTGCAGGTGGTAATGGCTATGCTATTGAATTTGCTGGCACAGCCATTGAGCAGCTATCTATGGAGGGGCGAATGTCGCTGTGTAATATGGCGATTGAGGGTGGAGCTCGAGCAGGCTTGGTTGCTGTTGATGCGGTAACTTTAGATTACGTGAAGGGACGCGAGTACGCTCCTAAAGATGATGCTTGGGATCAGGCCGTTAACTACTGGTCAACACTTCATAGCGATGAAAATGCGGTTTTTGATCATGAAGTCTCGTTGCAGGTTGAGGAAATTAAACCGCAAGTTTCGTGGGGTACTTCGCCTGAGATGACCTTAGCTGTGGATCAAAAGGTACCTGATCCCGCTGCTGAAAAAGACCCGGTGAAGCGTTCGTCTATTGAACGTGCATTGGCCTACATGGGGCTAGAAGCTAATCAAGCCATTACCTCTATCTCCGTTGATAAGGTCTTTATTGGCTCCTGTACCAATTCACGCATTGAAGACTTGAGGGAGGCAGCGAAAGTTGTTGCGGGTCATCAGGTGGCTAGTTCGGTTAAAGAGGCACTTGTGGTACCGGGGTCGCAGCAGGTTAAGGCTCAGGCTGAAGCCGAAGGATTAGATAAAATTTTCAGTGCGGCGGGACTGCAGTGGCGTGAGCCAGGTTGTTCTATGTGTCTTGCGATGAATGCCGACAAATTGGGTGCAGGTGAGCATTGTGCTTCCACCTCGAATCGCAATTTCGAAGGCCGTCAGGGCTGGGGTGGACGCACTCACCTCGTCTCTCCCGCAATGGCAGCCGCGGCCGCCATTGCGGGGCATTTCGTTGATGTTCGTGAATTAATAAAAGAGGAGGTGTCAGCATGA